The genomic stretch GAAATTAAATTCAATTTCTGAATTACCTCTTCATCTTGAAAAACTATCCTTTGGTAATGTGTTGACCTCTTGTTGGGTGAATTCTGTGTATTGCCCTTGTCAATAACCTTCAGTCGAATAGTATGCGGCCCGACTTTATCATCTAGGTCCTTGACAAGTTTTTTCTCAGGTTTCATGGATGGATGCTGCAAAATATCGCTTAACAATTGTTTTACAAAGATTTCAGAGTATTCCTTATACCAAATCTCAAGACTATAAATAAGTATTTATCAGTTACTTAGACCATCTCAGTACAATTGAAATTGATAGAGTACTttaccttttcttttcttttgcgtCAAGGAGCACGTTTAGTCAGAAAACTGTGATTGCTGGAAAAAGTAATTGATTGTTGATGTGCAGTCCTTTCCTTTCCCGCCTGATTGCTTATTGTGTATCTATTTTAGGAGTGCTTGGGCATGCTATGGTTCAGGAATCAGTTACTGAATCATGTCATTGTAAGGTTAACAGTGAAACTTGACAACTCCCTCTTGTCATCTCTCCCATGCTTTCCACTGCATTTATCTCTTTTTTGGTGTTGCCTGGTACACCCTACTCCTGTATTGTCTTTTTTTAAGTCTTTTTATATGTACTTTGGTTGTCCTTGAGATAGTATAGTTTCCTATTTTTTAAAGACACTTGTTAGGTTTAGGAAGTCAATTAGTTGTTTATATATTACATAATAGTGTATTTTCCGAGAAAAAGTGCTAACTATTACCCCGTGCAAGTTTAAAGACTATTCATACATGATTTGTAGGTCTAATCTCGTTGTTTATCTTAAATACATGGCATAATCACATAACTATGATCCAAATGTacttttacattgttttgatATTGTATAATATAAACAATGGCATGAATCACATATTTTTGATAAATCATAACTATAGAATTCAAGGAACCCATTTtatctccatttcctaaaaagaaatggagaggtaATTAAGTACTTATTAGTAGCCCGGATCGCATATTAACCATATCAAACGATTTTAAATTTATGCATAAACAAATAAGAAAGTGAGGGTGTAAGAGGCAAATATTATTTAAAGAGATTTTGAGAGGAActggagagaaaggaaatagagaTGATTCATTCCTGAACCCAAGTATTCCGAAATTTTGAAAGTGAAATGACAAGTCTATAAGGCTTTTAAAATGGCTAACCTAGTACAACCTAGGTGACTGGCTATAGTCAACTCCTCTGTCACTTTAGTTGCTGACTTTGTTGTAAAGCTATGTCCATTTTACATTTTCTTGTTAAATCAATTCTAATTCAGATGTTAATCTCTAATATACCAAGAATCAGAGCGTCGGCTTTATGAACATCGTGATATTAGACATTAGTATTTTCCCAAAAATCCTGAAGGGGGAATTGTTATATTAGTTGTATAGAAATATGTTTTGGCGGTCCTTAAACCATTGAAGTAACAACACTTTATTTCTTagcacaacaaaaaaaaaattgacgccGGGAATATGCTCTGCCTAGAGCAAAATATGGCCTGAATGTGCTTAGATAACAACACTCTATCTCATAACCCGTGGCAACTGATCTTGATCAAGGCTGAATATCCATGACTAAACACGTAAATCTGCTAAAATTAATGCAAGAACATTCAAATACAAACCTTGTTTGTTGAAAACAAAATACATCCTACATGATCCGCTCTCAATAATTCGATTGAGCTTAACTGGGTTAGCAATCCCTCCAAAGCAACCAAGCACAGTTTTCTAAAGACAGTCAGTCACTGTTCTTGTTTGATTTGCATCTCCCCAAAATACACATGTGTTCAAAAATTGATGTCAGGCATCTGCATTTCTTGACATCAGATGAATAGTAGTTTTTTATTGTAGATTCATATTTACACTTCCGGCTTTCGGGCATGCTGAACCTATTTCCTGTAAGATGGGAAGAATCCGAGCATCAGCTTTGGAGGTTTTATGGCGTCTTACGCAAAGATCTAGAACCAACGTATTTATGAAATACGTATGTTTGTATCTATTACCTGGAAGGTTCAGCGAATCCCGGCCCTCTGCAACACCTCAAAGGATACGACATTCTTCACCAAATTCCCTTTTTTATCATCAGCCGTTGGATTGTGGAGAACCTTCAATTCCTGAGAAGATCTAGCGCGGGATAAGGCCACATATAATTGGCCATGTGAGAAACACGGTTTTGGTAGATAAACTCCAGCACGCTGCAATGTCTGACCCTGAGCCTTGTTTATTGTCATTGCAAAGCTTAGCTTAATGGGAAACTGTTTTCTttggaaatgaattgggaattTTGAACTTTTGGAGGGCTTTAGGGTTATTCTTGGAAGGAAGACACGTTCTCCTGTGTAAAAACCAGTTGATATCTCACACTCTATCATGTTTGGGTAAAAGCGCTTGCAAATTAACCTTGTACCGTTGCACAGGCCTGCTGCAGGGTCCAGATTGCGTAATAATATTACTGGCGAGTTCTCCTTGACCACCAATGCATGTGGCGTCATTCCAGGCGGACACAGTGAGTTCAAAAACTCAGCGGGATATACATTTGAATTGTCATCAATTACGCTGTCAAAACTCTTGTAAATATGGCTGTCGCCAGGGAACTTTTCGATCAAGATCTTGTTAATCGAGTCAACGTCATTGTTTCTCGGTGTCAAGATGGCCCGTTCAGTAAAAATATCCGTACTGAAATGGCTCCCTCTAATTTCTGGGAACACAGCATCAATCAGTAGCTCCTCAGGTTGTCTTTCTGCATCTGCTTTCAATATCAGTTCCTCCGGAAGCTCAATCATCCCTTTTTCCGAACTCTGCAGTTCTCCATTACCAAGTTTCAGTAAGAACTCTGAAAATTTAGGATCCGCCCTGGCTCTAATATTTTCAGTGAGGCTAAATTTTGTCAATTGCGGCCACAGAGCTGAACTGACTATGCTGGCATCCACCGCCTCCTGCTGCGTGCGTCGTGGAAGAACTGGTAGGACTTGTCGGAAATCACCGCCAAAAACAATAACCTTTCCTCCAAATAGTTCTGAATTACTGCACACATCTTTCAACAGCATATCCACAGCCTCAATATTTTGTTTTTTCGCCATTGAGGCTTCATCCCAGATGAACAATGATGTTTCCCTTAGTAGGCATGCTAGACTACTTTGTTTTGACACATCACAGGTCAAAGTTTCATCTGTATCCAGGGGTATTTTAAATCTTGAATGAGTTGTTCTCCCAGTTGGTAAGTTTGATGCGGCTATTCCGGAACTTGCCGTTGGCAAACATATCTTACCCATTGATCGTACCTTTGCATACAATGCCCCATACAAAAATGTCTTTCCTGTTCCACCTGGCCCGTCAATGAAGAAGGCTCCCGCCTTGCTAGTTTTCACGTGATGCATGATAGCCTTATAAGCAGTTCGTTGTTGAGCATTGAGCTCTTTCCGGGAAGCTAATTGTAAGAGAGGAACCGGAGCGTTCAAAGCGTCACTAATATCTCTTGTGCTCTGCACAACTGTTTCCTGTATAATATGGAGGTGAGCCAAATTAAAATGTCCAAAGCTCTTACCCATCCCCTCCAAAAACTGCTCCACTTTCCCAGCAGTTAACTGTAAAATTTTTGCCACTTCCCCTGGGAACTGTTTAGCGAAATCCTTCGAAAGGGCTGTGTAAAATTGTTTCCAGAATTCTGCAGGGTTGTTCGGACAACTGAAGATCAGTATAGTTGCAAACAGACGACGAAGCGCGTTAGGCATTTCTACCTTTACAGCCTCTTCCATGCATTTTTCAGCTGCATTGTCTTGCTCAAGTACACCTCTTTTTAATGCAGCTTCTTGATACGATGCACAACAAACACCGTCCACTGTTTGCAGATCTTCAAATGACTTTGGCCCTCTTACATGCGCCAGCAACAATCTGAGATAATATCGTTCACCCTCTCCAGGTGATGCGTGCGCCACCCTGCTAATGACTACACCGGAGTTCCTTTTTTTCCAACTTTTTGTTTTGCCTACCCACACGAAATGCTCTGGGAACTCACCGTACAGATATTTTTCCCCTTCAGGTAGCTCTGCACTTGTCTTAAAAAATTCGGTAAGCATAGTTTTGGCCCTTTGGTCATCAGCTGCTACCGTTGCCAGTTCTTCGTTGCTTGTGAACCTGATGAGCTGGCTATTTGGGGTATGGACTGGCAGAGGATGAACAGGTGGGTATATGTCAAAAAGGTTGAACCCAAAAATTCTCCAAGCAGCTTCTGGGGGTGATACCCATCTACCAGACTGATACTTGTGAATCTCATCAACCACCGGAGCCACACCTCCAGCTTCAACGTTGAATAAGATTCGATCATGAcctttatatacatatttatataGATACTTCACTGCGTTGATAGTTGAGCAAACCTCTACATTCAAGTGGCAATCAAACATGGCAAGTAGGTAAGGGTTGTAAGGAACTACCGATCTATTATCCATTTTCACTTTCCTCACCAAAACTGTTTCCCCAGTATCCCGCCTCCTATATAACGGATAGCAGTCGGTCCCATTTGTTGTGAAGCTGCGTAAACTTTTGGGATATGCTTTGCTGCACTCTCTTTTCCCATTTTTGGTTATCATACAGGCGCACTTTGGAAACTCAACACCACATGGACCGTGCATCATATGCTTGATTACAGCTGCCCGCAGATGAGGATTCTCAGTTGAAGGTACTTCCGCGGAAACGTATTCATCGAACTTCTCTGGGGATGTAACTTTATAACCTGGTTTGAGTATCACCAAGAAATGTGCATGTGGAAGGCCACGTTTCTGGAACTCAACGACATTAATCATAGCTGCAACTTCcccaaatattttcttttccttgATCTGCTTTCTTAGCAACGTCAACTTCGCATGGAAGATGCGGGCGACCAGATCCGGCCTATTGTGTGCTTGTTCACCAGGTGCTAATTCTGCCTTGATCTCCGGCCAGTTAGGATTACATGTTATAGTTATGAATAGATCTGGCTTCCCATATTTTTGGACGAGAGCCATTGCATTCAAATACCATCTACGCATATCCCTAGGCCCCCCTAGGAATGACGGTGGCAGCACAATTCTTTTCCCAACATTACACGCACTGGTCTCCCCTAGTTCCAGCGTGTCAAGGATTCCTTGATACAAATCTGCCCGGATGGTTTCCTGGTTTAAGCGCAGAAAGTCCAACCTTGTATTTTCAATTTTCACGTACATGTCGACTATGAATTGTTGGAACAGCCTACCTCCTCTAAGGAGAACGTTACCAGGCCTTATCTGAAATTTGTACGCATAATACTCTCTACAGGATATTCGCTTGTCAGCCCTTGTGCGCCTTCTAGCAGCATCTAGCAATGGTAAATCCATTTATAAATATTCATAGCACGTTTGCAGAACTGATATAAATTCAAAAACCAATCATTAAATTAAAACTTACTTGCTACTTCCACCTGTATGAGCGATTCAGGTTCCTCAGTTGTCATTGCGGATACCGGGAATGAAGAACTTGCCTCGCCTTCAAAGGAAGGACTTGATTGTTTCTTTAATCCCTGATGCCATCCGCAATCTCCCCTTGGCAGTAGGAGCGGATACTGCAATGGGTCATAGCATCCATAGTAATGTTTAATTGTATGCGTTTGTGCACCCTTTCCATATGCAATGATATGAGGGCCTGCATTGCCTTGCATAGCTGTGTTGTCCGGCCAAACAACTGCAACTTCATCAGATGTGGGTGCATTATACACGCGTTGGTCATGGCCTGGGTAAGTAGTAAGCACTATCCTTGTATCCTGAGTTACCTCCACCTCCTTTAAAGATCTAAAGAATTTCCCGTATGGATTATCATCCATAAG from Silene latifolia isolate original U9 population chromosome 5, ASM4854445v1, whole genome shotgun sequence encodes the following:
- the LOC141657045 gene encoding uncharacterized protein LOC141657045 isoform X1 → MDLPLLDAARRRTRADKRISCREYYAYKFQIRPGNVLLRGGRLFQQFIVDMYVKIENTRLDFLRLNQETIRADLYQGILDTLELGETSACNVGKRIVLPPSFLGGPRDMRRWYLNAMALVQKYGKPDLFITITCNPNWPEIKAELAPGEQAHNRPDLVARIFHAKLTLLRKQIKEKKIFGEVAAMINVVEFQKRGLPHAHFLVILKPGYKVTSPEKFDEYVSAEVPSTENPHLRAAVIKHMMHGPCGVEFPKCACMITKNGKRECSKAYPKSLRSFTTNGTDCYPLYRRRDTGETVLVRKVKMDNRSVVPYNPYLLAMFDCHLNVEVCSTINAVKYLYKYVYKGHDRILFNVEAGGVAPVVDEIHKYQSGRWVSPPEAAWRIFGFNLFDIYPPVHPLPVHTPNSQLIRFTSNEELATVAADDQRAKTMLTEFFKTSAELPEGEKYLYGEFPEHFVWVGKTKSWKKRNSGVVISRVAHASPGEGERYYLRLLLAHVRGPKSFEDLQTVDGVCCASYQEAALKRGVLEQDNAAEKCMEEAVKVEMPNALRRLFATILIFSCPNNPAEFWKQFYTALSKDFAKQFPGEVAKILQLTAGKVEQFLEGMGKSFGHFNLAHLHIIQETVVQSTRDISDALNAPVPLLQLASRKELNAQQRTAYKAIMHHVKTSKAGAFFIDGPGGTGKTFLYGALYAKVRSMGKICLPTASSGIAASNLPTGRTTHSRFKIPLDTDETLTCDVSKQSSLACLLRETSLFIWDEASMAKKQNIEAVDMLLKDVCSNSELFGGKVIVFGGDFRQVLPVLPRRTQQEAVDASIVSSALWPQLTKFSLTENIRARADPKFSEFLLKLGNGELQSSEKGMIELPEELILKADAERQPEELLIDAVFPEIRGSHFSTDIFTERAILTPRNNDVDSINKILIEKFPGDSHIYKSFDSVIDDNSNVYPAEFLNSLCPPGMTPHALVVKENSPVILLRNLDPAAGLCNGTRLICKRFYPNMIECEISTGFYTGERVFLPRITLKPSKSSKFPIHFQRKQFPIKLSFAMTINKAQGQTLQRAGVYLPKPCFSHGQLYVALSRARSSQELKVLHNPTADDKKGNLVKNVVSFEVLQRAGIR